One window of Polyangium spumosum genomic DNA carries:
- the recA gene encoding recombinase RecA has protein sequence MMQQNNGALRGALQAIEKQYGKGAIMSLGDDNPDRGVRVLPTGSLALDAALGIGGYPRGRIVEIYGPESSGKTTLTLHALYEAQKAKGIAAFIDAEHAFDPNYARNIGVDVNRLLVSQPDNGEQALEIVETLTRSGAVDVIVIDSVAALTPKAEIEGDMGDAHMGLQGRLMSQALRKLTAIAYRTETLLIFINQLRHKIGVVFGSPETTTGGNALKFYASVRLDVRRIGALKVGEEVLGSKTRVKVVKNKCAPPFREAEFDIRWGTGIDAAGDLLDFAVAHGIIEKSGAYLSFRGETLGQGREKAREAIKGPLGAAIRSAIEHSLAQRSAAE, from the coding sequence ATCATGCAACAGAACAACGGCGCCCTCCGCGGCGCTCTGCAGGCCATCGAGAAACAGTACGGCAAGGGTGCCATCATGAGCCTCGGGGACGACAATCCGGATCGCGGCGTGCGCGTCTTGCCCACGGGCTCGCTCGCGCTCGATGCCGCTCTCGGGATCGGAGGCTACCCGCGCGGCAGGATCGTGGAGATCTACGGGCCCGAGTCGTCGGGCAAGACCACGCTCACCCTGCACGCGCTCTACGAGGCGCAGAAGGCGAAGGGCATTGCGGCGTTCATCGATGCCGAGCACGCGTTCGATCCGAACTATGCGCGCAACATCGGCGTCGACGTCAACCGCCTGCTCGTCTCGCAGCCGGACAACGGCGAGCAGGCCCTCGAGATCGTCGAGACGCTGACCCGCTCCGGCGCGGTCGACGTCATCGTCATCGACTCGGTCGCGGCTTTGACACCGAAGGCCGAAATCGAGGGCGATATGGGCGACGCGCACATGGGCCTCCAGGGGCGGCTCATGAGCCAGGCCCTGCGCAAGCTCACGGCGATCGCGTACCGGACCGAGACGCTGCTCATCTTCATCAACCAACTCCGGCACAAGATCGGCGTCGTCTTCGGCAGCCCCGAGACGACCACGGGAGGCAATGCACTCAAGTTCTACGCGAGCGTGCGGCTCGATGTCCGGCGGATCGGGGCGCTCAAGGTCGGCGAGGAGGTGCTGGGCTCGAAGACTCGCGTGAAGGTGGTGAAGAACAAGTGCGCGCCGCCGTTCCGGGAGGCGGAATTCGACATCCGCTGGGGAACGGGGATCGACGCGGCCGGGGACCTGCTCGACTTCGCCGTCGCTCACGGGATCATCGAGAAGAGCGGCGCGTACTTGTCCTTCCGCGGGGAGACGCTCGGTCAGGGCCGGGAAAAGGCGCGCGAGGCGATCAAGGGGCCGCTGGGCGCGGCGATCCGGAGCGCCATCGAGCACTCCCTCGCGCAGCGGTCGGCCGCGGAGTAG
- a CDS encoding ATP-binding protein — translation MPPMSVDEALEVTSIHSVAGLLNSEQGLATNRPFRAPHHSVAPAGLVGGGEPVRPGEVSQAHGGVLFLDELPEFRRSSLALLETTLAQGEAVVIRGQNRTVFPARPLLVLATHACPCGFYGDAKRRCTCSVEQIRRHRERVRGPLFEQVDMQIVVPPVDVAQLGGKAKGENSETVRNRVVAARTIQHARAARQKVASSLNTALNDRELERIAAPDAQGKRTLEQAVERLGLSASLRTKVLRVARTIADLDGSEVIRAPHVAEAVLLAPVFARG, via the coding sequence CTGCCCCCGATGTCCGTGGACGAGGCGCTCGAAGTCACGAGCATCCACTCCGTCGCGGGATTGCTCAATTCGGAGCAGGGGCTCGCTACGAATCGACCGTTTCGCGCGCCACATCATTCGGTGGCTCCGGCAGGACTTGTCGGCGGGGGAGAGCCCGTGCGTCCCGGGGAGGTGTCCCAAGCCCACGGCGGCGTCTTGTTCCTCGACGAACTGCCGGAATTCCGTCGGAGTTCGCTCGCTCTGCTGGAGACAACGCTCGCCCAAGGGGAAGCGGTCGTCATCCGGGGCCAGAACCGCACGGTCTTTCCTGCGCGTCCTCTCCTGGTGCTGGCGACGCACGCGTGCCCGTGCGGGTTCTACGGGGACGCAAAACGGCGGTGCACATGTTCGGTCGAGCAAATCCGGCGTCATCGGGAGCGAGTGCGTGGGCCGCTGTTCGAGCAAGTCGACATGCAGATCGTGGTGCCGCCTGTCGACGTCGCGCAGCTCGGGGGCAAGGCGAAGGGCGAAAACAGCGAGACGGTGCGGAATCGGGTAGTTGCAGCACGAACGATTCAGCATGCGCGCGCGGCGCGGCAGAAGGTCGCCTCTTCGCTCAACACCGCGTTGAATGACCGCGAGCTCGAGCGCATAGCCGCGCCTGATGCGCAGGGCAAGCGGACCCTGGAGCAGGCCGTCGAGCGTCTCGGGCTGTCGGCCAGCCTCCGGACCAAGGTGCTCCGTGTGGCCCGAACGATCGCTGATCTCGACGGGAGCGAGGTCATTCGCGCACCGCACGTCGCGGAGGCCGTTCTCCTCGCTCCTGTCTTCGCGCGTGGCTGA